In bacterium, a genomic segment contains:
- a CDS encoding DUF1566 domain-containing protein — protein MSKRFAAVICLLLAMPIVARAAVIRLPRTGQTACYDANGVAIACAGTGQDGDRRAGAAWPSPRFTDNKDGTVSDNLTGLVWLKDADCTDTAGGIARGNGVLDWPSALTWSNNLANGKCGLSDNSVAGDWRLPNINELRSLVDYSRHDPDLPIGHPFSNVRSIWYWSSTSNPVYTSGAFTVGMSRGSIHFTGKVRPAVGGSRVENKADTDLGVWPVRGGP, from the coding sequence ATGTCGAAGCGGTTCGCAGCCGTGATCTGCCTGCTGCTGGCGATGCCGATCGTCGCCCGGGCCGCCGTCATCCGGCTTCCCCGGACCGGGCAGACCGCCTGCTACGACGCGAATGGCGTCGCCATCGCCTGCGCCGGCACCGGACAGGACGGCGACCGGCGGGCGGGGGCCGCCTGGCCGTCTCCCCGCTTTACCGACAACAAGGATGGAACGGTCTCCGACAACCTGACCGGACTGGTCTGGCTGAAGGACGCCGACTGTACCGACACGGCAGGCGGGATCGCCAGGGGAAACGGCGTGCTGGACTGGCCCTCCGCGCTGACCTGGAGCAACAACCTCGCGAACGGCAAATGCGGTCTTTCCGACAACTCCGTTGCCGGCGACTGGCGTCTGCCCAACATCAACGAATTGAGGAGCCTGGTCGACTACTCCCGCCACGACCCGGACTTGCCCATCGGGCACCCGTTCTCCAACGTCCGGTCCATCTGGTACTGGTCCTCGACGTCCAATCCGGTCTACACGAGCGGTGCGTTCACCGTCGGCATGAGCCGCGGCAGCATCCACTTCACCGGCAAGGTTCGCCCCGCCGTCGGCGGCAGCCGGGTCGAGAACAAGGCGGACACCGACCTGGGCGTCTGGCCGGTTCGTGGCGGACCGTAG
- a CDS encoding DUF1499 domain-containing protein yields MNRYGKATATLGLALSAIAVSAAMGAGAGTRHAIWDFRQGFRILNWAAWLGIGGTAMSLAGAILARPGRGRRGFLPAVAGIVLGAVAFGVPGCYYRLAKQLPMIHDITTDTENPPAFVSVLPLRKDAPNSATYGGAEVAARQHAAYPEIRPLVSDLPPARAFGRALSVARQMGWNIVDENRPEGRIEATAVTRWFGFKDDIVIRIAPAADNGSRVDIRSVSRVGRSDIGTNARRIREFLKKFADASKTGG; encoded by the coding sequence ATGAATAGGTACGGAAAAGCGACGGCCACCCTGGGGCTCGCACTCTCGGCGATCGCAGTATCCGCCGCCATGGGGGCGGGCGCCGGAACACGCCACGCGATATGGGATTTCCGGCAGGGGTTCCGGATCTTGAACTGGGCCGCCTGGCTCGGGATCGGAGGAACCGCCATGTCCCTCGCCGGGGCGATCCTGGCGCGTCCGGGACGGGGACGGCGCGGATTCCTGCCGGCCGTCGCGGGGATCGTCCTCGGAGCGGTCGCGTTCGGGGTGCCGGGATGCTATTACAGGCTCGCGAAGCAACTGCCGATGATCCATGACATCACGACGGACACGGAGAACCCTCCCGCGTTCGTCTCCGTCCTTCCGCTCCGGAAGGACGCGCCGAATTCCGCGACTTACGGCGGGGCGGAGGTCGCGGCGCGGCAGCACGCCGCCTATCCGGAGATCCGCCCGCTCGTTTCGGATCTCCCGCCGGCGCGCGCGTTTGGGCGTGCCCTCTCCGTGGCACGGCAAATGGGATGGAACATCGTGGACGAAAACCGCCCGGAGGGACGGATCGAGGCGACCGCCGTCACCCGGTGGTTCGGCTTCAAGGACGACATCGTCATCCGGATCGCCCCGGCCGCGGACAACGGGAGCCGCGTCGACATCCGCTCGGTCTCCCGCGTGGGACGGAGCGATATCGGCACCAACGCTCGCCGGATTCGGGAATTCCTGAAGAAGTTCGCCGACGCGTCGAAGACGGGGGGATAG
- a CDS encoding TIGR00730 family Rossman fold protein, translated as MTKTREGGRNSRVTVEELLGEMHRTIDGLGEDGAGRANLKLLSRTLKELRHAFRFFDGLRERPKVTVFGSARLPAGTPAYLQAEAFGKAMAQSGWFVITGAGEGIMEAAHIGAGREHSIGVNILLPFEQSENSIMERNPHLIHAKYFFTRKLLFLKESSGVVLFPGGFGTMDEAFEVLTLLQTGKTHPFPVVLVDEPGGTYWETWRRFLENSLLKSGMISAEDFSLFRITSSVEDAVREIHGYYRVFHSMRYVGRELVIRIRVPLAADVLAALNRDFRDLLLEGAIVPGSALPGEVDEPELAGLPRIVFRFNSGRQGRLRQLIDRLNGSAGEDR; from the coding sequence ATGACGAAGACCCGCGAGGGCGGAAGGAATTCCCGGGTGACCGTCGAGGAACTCCTCGGCGAGATGCACCGGACCATCGACGGGTTGGGAGAGGACGGTGCGGGGCGGGCGAACCTGAAGCTCCTCTCCCGCACCCTGAAGGAACTTCGCCATGCCTTCCGGTTCTTCGACGGGCTCCGGGAGCGCCCCAAGGTCACGGTGTTCGGATCGGCGCGCCTTCCCGCCGGAACCCCCGCGTACCTGCAGGCCGAGGCGTTCGGCAAGGCGATGGCGCAATCGGGGTGGTTCGTCATCACCGGCGCCGGCGAGGGGATCATGGAGGCGGCCCACATCGGGGCCGGGCGGGAGCACTCGATCGGTGTGAACATCCTGCTCCCCTTCGAGCAGTCTGAAAACTCGATCATGGAAAGGAACCCGCATCTCATCCATGCGAAATATTTCTTTACGCGGAAACTGCTCTTTCTCAAGGAGTCGAGCGGCGTCGTCCTTTTCCCGGGAGGATTCGGGACGATGGACGAGGCATTCGAGGTGTTGACCCTCCTCCAGACGGGGAAGACCCATCCGTTTCCCGTCGTTCTCGTGGACGAGCCCGGCGGGACCTACTGGGAGACGTGGCGCCGGTTCCTTGAGAACAGCCTGCTGAAATCGGGAATGATCTCCGCCGAGGATTTCTCCCTGTTCCGGATCACCTCGAGCGTGGAGGACGCGGTCCGGGAGATCCACGGGTATTACCGCGTGTTCCACAGCATGAGGTACGTGGGCCGGGAACTGGTGATCCGCATCCGGGTGCCCCTCGCCGCCGACGTACTCGCCGCCCTGAACCGGGATTTCCGGGATCTCCTCCTGGAGGGGGCGATCGTCCCGGGGAGCGCCCTCCCCGGGGAGGTGGACGAACCGGAGCTCGCCGGGCTTCCGCGAATCGTATTCCGGTTCAACAGCGGCAGGCAGGGGCGGCTCCGCCAGTTGATCGACCGTCTCAATGGATCGGCCGGCGAGGACCGTTGA
- a CDS encoding NAD(P)H-binding protein produces the protein MESHFVVCGATGNIGSRIAEILLAAGESVRVVGRERVRLGPLAAKGADPWPGDLADTAFLERAFAGARGAFLLLPPRYDAPDFRAYQDQLGASLVSALSKARVPRIIALSSIGAHLAEGTGPILGLHALEGRLSALKDAEVVVLRPAYFMENHLWGIPLIRNQGIYGSPIRPDVPIPMVATADIADAAALMFIEGIFHGHTIRYLLGPKDLTMSEATRILGEAIGNPGLKYVRFSEDDARNAMAGAGMSGSVVEGMLEMQRGFNAGIIRPTRERNAESTTPTTLERFSKAVFAHAYRVAA, from the coding sequence ATGGAATCGCATTTCGTGGTTTGTGGAGCGACCGGCAACATCGGTTCCAGGATCGCCGAGATTCTTCTTGCCGCCGGGGAATCGGTCCGCGTCGTCGGGCGGGAGCGGGTCCGCCTCGGGCCGCTGGCAGCGAAGGGGGCGGACCCGTGGCCGGGCGACCTCGCGGACACCGCGTTTCTCGAGAGGGCCTTCGCGGGGGCCCGGGGAGCCTTCCTCCTTCTCCCGCCGCGATACGACGCCCCCGATTTCCGGGCGTACCAGGACCAGCTCGGTGCGTCCCTCGTTTCGGCCCTGTCGAAGGCCCGGGTCCCGCGTATCATCGCCTTGAGCAGCATCGGCGCCCACCTGGCCGAAGGCACGGGGCCGATCCTCGGCCTGCACGCCCTCGAAGGCCGGTTGAGCGCGCTCAAGGACGCGGAAGTGGTGGTCCTGCGTCCGGCCTACTTCATGGAAAACCACCTCTGGGGAATTCCCCTCATCCGTAACCAGGGGATCTACGGGAGCCCGATCCGGCCCGATGTGCCGATCCCCATGGTCGCGACGGCGGATATCGCGGATGCGGCGGCTCTCATGTTCATCGAGGGGATTTTCCACGGTCATACGATCCGGTACCTCCTTGGGCCGAAGGACCTGACGATGTCCGAAGCCACCCGCATCCTCGGGGAGGCGATCGGAAATCCGGGGCTGAAGTACGTCCGGTTCTCCGAGGACGACGCCCGGAATGCGATGGCCGGGGCGGGGATGTCCGGGAGCGTGGTCGAGGGGATGCTGGAGATGCAGCGCGGCTTCAATGCGGGGATCATCCGGCCGACCCGGGAACGGAACGCGGAGAGCACGACGCCGACGACGCTGGAAAGATTCTCGAAGGCGGTGTTCGCCCACGCGTACCGGGTCGCGGCGTGA
- a CDS encoding VOC family protein: MKAAKKLTVAVKPIPEGYHSITPCLTVKGADRAIDFYRRAFGAEELGRMNGPDGKTVMHAELKIGDSRFFLGDEIPGMGNRSPQSLGGTPSGIYLYVRNVDETFRKAVEAGATVKRPLEDMFWGDRTGSLLDPYGHIWDLATHREDVPPEEMERRGRDFLKKMEGGKS, encoded by the coding sequence ATGAAGGCAGCGAAGAAGTTGACCGTGGCGGTAAAGCCGATTCCGGAAGGGTATCACTCGATCACCCCGTGCCTCACGGTGAAGGGGGCGGATCGCGCCATCGATTTCTACCGCCGGGCCTTCGGCGCCGAGGAACTCGGACGGATGAACGGCCCCGATGGAAAGACCGTCATGCACGCGGAACTCAAGATCGGCGACTCCCGGTTCTTCCTCGGCGACGAGATTCCCGGGATGGGCAACCGCTCGCCGCAGTCGCTCGGAGGCACGCCCTCCGGGATCTACCTCTACGTCCGGAACGTGGACGAGACGTTCCGCAAGGCGGTGGAGGCGGGGGCGACCGTGAAACGGCCCTTGGAAGACATGTTCTGGGGCGACAGGACCGGAAGCCTCCTGGACCCGTACGGACACATCTGGGACCTGGCCACGCACCGGGAAGACGTCCCCCCGGAGGAGATGGAACGGCGCGGCAGGGATTTCCTGAAGAAAATGGAGGGCGGAAAATCCTGA
- a CDS encoding DUF1566 domain-containing protein: MNRRLVLFLALGNLFLAGISAGVAWSDPRFSDNGDRTLTDRLTGLVWTRDANPAGGWKTWRQALDSVKSLNGRNYLGRNDWRLPNVNELESLANYKAGLAAWLNAQGFVDVQKDDYWTSSTYAAYAGFAWTVDMYSGIVAGRGKGDGGYVWPVRGGRSGVLTLPKTGQTACHDDSGTVIDCAGTGQDGELQAGADWPRPRFTDNGDRTMTDRLTGLVWSRGGEAPGPPACNPGTRKNGQGALDHVRCLNANRYLGRSDWRLPDRNELASLVNHGEPNNAAWLNAQGFSDVQAGGYWSSGTYIPTPWNAWGVNMHDGAVTSFARKHDLHVWPVRGGR; the protein is encoded by the coding sequence ATGAATCGGCGCCTTGTCCTCTTCCTGGCCCTGGGCAATTTGTTTCTTGCCGGTATCTCCGCCGGCGTCGCCTGGTCCGATCCGCGCTTTTCGGACAACGGGGACCGGACCCTGACCGATCGGCTGACCGGCCTGGTCTGGACCCGGGACGCCAACCCGGCCGGCGGCTGGAAAACCTGGAGGCAGGCGCTCGATTCCGTCAAGTCCCTCAACGGCCGGAACTACCTGGGCCGCAACGACTGGCGCCTGCCCAACGTCAACGAGTTGGAGAGCCTGGCGAACTACAAGGCCGGACTTGCCGCATGGTTGAATGCCCAGGGATTCGTCGACGTTCAGAAGGACGACTACTGGACGTCCAGCACCTACGCCGCCTACGCCGGCTTCGCATGGACCGTGGACATGTACAGCGGCATCGTGGCCGGCCGCGGCAAGGGGGACGGCGGCTACGTCTGGCCCGTGCGCGGAGGACGGTCCGGAGTCCTGACCCTTCCGAAAACCGGCCAAACCGCTTGCCACGACGATTCCGGGACGGTCATCGACTGTGCCGGCACCGGGCAGGACGGCGAGTTGCAGGCGGGCGCCGACTGGCCGCGCCCGCGCTTCACGGATAACGGTGACCGGACGATGACGGACCGGTTGACCGGCCTGGTGTGGAGCAGGGGAGGCGAGGCGCCCGGCCCACCTGCGTGCAACCCGGGAACGCGCAAGAACGGGCAGGGTGCGCTGGACCATGTCCGATGCCTCAATGCCAACCGTTACCTGGGCAGGAGCGATTGGCGCCTGCCGGACCGGAACGAGCTGGCAAGCCTGGTGAACCATGGAGAGCCGAACAACGCCGCATGGCTGAACGCCCAGGGATTTTCCGATGTCCAGGCCGGGGGCTACTGGTCATCCGGCACCTACATTCCCACCCCCTGGAACGCATGGGGCGTCAACATGCATGACGGGGCCGTGACCTCCTTCGCCAGGAAACACGACCTCCATGTATGGCCCGTTCGCGGCGGGCGGTGA
- a CDS encoding nitroreductase family protein encodes MEFDEVVRTRRSIRKFSAADVPDALLAVLIDSAVRAPSSMNGQPWCFIVVRSAETKMRLARTKDKYCPPEKREYPAGFLREAPVVVVTCVERAKAYDRGIESGVLATGHLLLAAANHGLTGVYMSAYKTGAPELADEIRAILGLPADIDPITILPIGYPGGMAEPKTVRHAEEVLHREAFGRK; translated from the coding sequence ATGGAATTCGACGAGGTGGTCCGGACAAGACGATCGATCCGGAAGTTTTCCGCCGCGGATGTGCCGGACGCGCTGCTGGCCGTCCTGATCGACTCCGCCGTAAGGGCACCGTCTTCCATGAACGGCCAGCCGTGGTGCTTCATCGTCGTCAGGAGCGCAGAGACGAAGATGCGGCTTGCGCGGACCAAGGACAAGTACTGCCCGCCCGAAAAGCGGGAGTACCCCGCCGGGTTTCTCCGGGAAGCGCCCGTGGTCGTCGTCACCTGCGTCGAGCGGGCAAAGGCGTACGACCGGGGCATCGAAAGCGGCGTCCTCGCGACCGGGCACCTGCTCCTGGCGGCCGCGAATCACGGGCTGACGGGCGTCTACATGTCGGCGTACAAGACCGGCGCCCCGGAACTCGCGGACGAGATCCGGGCGATCCTCGGATTGCCGGCGGACATCGACCCGATCACCATCCTTCCGATCGGCTACCCGGGCGGCATGGCGGAGCCGAAGACGGTACGGCATGCCGAAGAGGTCTTGCATCGTGAAGCTTTCGGTCGAAAATAG
- a CDS encoding LeuA family protein, with amino-acid sequence MRDRDGWVVLKDATMREGLDVPGVALDPDRKRALLGKLAEAWVPEVELVAPGHFDRDLEFLKESGAAERSIRSSGLIYGNGPGWREQIGKAKGVLDRVDILMPLSDARPPAGRSEKSRRMKEALRVAVDVFGNAGVGFPHATQVEGRLLVEMCHDAVQAGAKRITLYDTNGSSDPWAVGELVARVRETTEIGICFHAHNDLGMATANSIAAVRAGATFLDVTVNGLGDRAGNASLEQVALVLHSMGVGHGLRLDRLRDLSRAVEAMTLVPVSKLAPIVGEFVFRHKSPGHLASPALFEAFDPALVGAVRSICEG; translated from the coding sequence ATGCGGGACAGGGATGGATGGGTCGTTCTCAAGGACGCCACGATGCGCGAGGGGCTCGACGTGCCCGGGGTGGCGCTCGATCCGGACCGGAAAAGGGCGCTGCTCGGGAAACTCGCCGAAGCGTGGGTTCCCGAGGTGGAACTCGTGGCGCCGGGGCACTTCGACAGGGACCTGGAATTCCTGAAGGAGTCGGGCGCGGCGGAACGGTCGATCCGGTCCTCGGGCCTGATCTACGGGAACGGCCCGGGTTGGCGCGAGCAGATCGGCAAGGCGAAAGGGGTCCTGGACCGGGTCGATATCCTGATGCCGCTCTCCGACGCGAGGCCGCCGGCCGGCAGGAGCGAAAAGTCGAGGCGGATGAAGGAGGCCCTGCGCGTCGCGGTCGACGTCTTCGGGAACGCGGGGGTCGGGTTCCCGCACGCGACGCAGGTCGAGGGGCGGCTATTGGTGGAGATGTGTCATGACGCCGTCCAGGCGGGAGCGAAACGGATCACGCTGTACGACACGAACGGGAGTTCCGATCCGTGGGCGGTCGGGGAACTGGTGGCGAGGGTTCGGGAGACGACGGAGATCGGTATCTGTTTCCATGCCCACAACGACCTGGGAATGGCGACCGCGAACTCGATCGCGGCGGTGCGGGCGGGTGCGACGTTCCTGGACGTAACCGTGAACGGGCTGGGAGACCGTGCCGGAAACGCAAGCCTCGAGCAGGTCGCACTGGTGTTGCACTCCATGGGCGTCGGGCACGGCTTGCGGCTGGACAGGCTCCGGGATCTTTCGCGGGCGGTGGAGGCGATGACGCTCGTCCCCGTGTCGAAGCTGGCGCCGATCGTCGGCGAGTTCGTTTTCCGCCACAAGTCCCCGGGTCACCTGGCGTCGCCGGCGCTCTTCGAGGCGTTCGATCCGGCCCTGGTCGGGGCGGTGCGGAGCATCTGCGAAGGGTGA
- a CDS encoding coproporphyrinogen-III oxidase family protein: MGLIDDAGSRMQLLDVGELHAAGLIPKGSLYYPTIYYPPIPMYGGSDEARILDGLVYDESRPAAVYIHIPFCRSRCLYCHWMVNVDSTEKEIDDYLDCLAAEMALWKEKFGARAIRPRSVLVGGGTPTALTPKQTGRLFRDLRAGLDFGDCTQITCETEPGSLLGKQGLDKLKVLKDNGVDRVSLGVQAFDDASLKDMGRRHSAADVAKAMERIREVGFRSLSVDLIYGYPGCTPEKWLTTLKTALSLGVDAFQLYRLRIVPHGDKVGTIKTRFDASPEIFPSVEDIYIMKQLGSLVAGQGGLRETSRRLFTKGPAHTSHYLADHTDRLCDVIGFGASSWSNVQGRFYLNTGESLAAYAAFLRDGSLPINRGKIRTADDERRWAVAVTLKHNGLPKKRFRELTGVTVNEAFPRQIETLKKYGLVKEDDATLQLTVRGKFFADEVVTQFYHPKYLPFPQAAYAEGDLNPFSYDPS, translated from the coding sequence GTGGGTTTGATCGATGATGCCGGAAGCCGGATGCAGCTCCTGGACGTGGGGGAGCTGCATGCCGCGGGTCTGATACCGAAGGGCAGTCTGTATTATCCGACGATCTATTACCCTCCGATCCCGATGTACGGGGGCAGCGACGAAGCGCGCATCCTCGATGGCCTGGTCTATGACGAATCGCGTCCTGCCGCCGTCTACATCCATATCCCGTTTTGCCGGTCGAGGTGCCTCTACTGCCATTGGATGGTCAACGTCGACAGTACCGAAAAAGAGATCGACGATTACCTGGATTGCCTCGCGGCGGAAATGGCGCTGTGGAAAGAGAAGTTCGGCGCCCGTGCGATCCGGCCGCGGTCGGTTCTCGTCGGGGGCGGGACACCGACGGCGCTCACTCCGAAGCAGACCGGGAGGCTGTTTCGCGACCTGAGGGCCGGCCTCGACTTCGGCGATTGCACCCAGATCACGTGTGAAACCGAGCCCGGCTCCCTCCTCGGCAAGCAAGGCCTCGACAAGCTCAAGGTCCTGAAGGACAACGGCGTCGACCGGGTCAGCCTCGGCGTGCAGGCGTTCGACGACGCCTCCCTGAAAGACATGGGGAGACGTCATTCGGCGGCCGATGTCGCGAAGGCCATGGAACGGATCCGGGAGGTCGGCTTCCGGAGCCTTTCCGTCGACCTGATTTACGGATACCCCGGCTGCACTCCGGAAAAATGGTTGACCACCCTGAAAACCGCCCTGTCCCTGGGCGTCGACGCGTTCCAGTTGTACCGGCTCCGCATCGTCCCGCACGGGGATAAAGTCGGGACCATAAAGACCCGTTTTGATGCAAGCCCGGAAATCTTCCCGAGCGTCGAGGACATATACATCATGAAACAGTTGGGATCCCTGGTTGCCGGCCAGGGAGGGCTCAGGGAAACCTCCCGAAGGCTGTTCACGAAAGGTCCCGCGCACACGTCGCATTATCTTGCGGACCACACCGACCGGCTCTGCGACGTGATCGGCTTCGGCGCCTCCTCCTGGTCGAACGTCCAGGGGCGCTTCTATCTCAACACGGGGGAGAGCCTGGCCGCGTATGCCGCGTTCCTCCGGGATGGATCGCTCCCCATCAACCGTGGCAAAATACGGACGGCGGACGACGAGCGCAGGTGGGCGGTCGCGGTCACCCTGAAGCATAATGGCCTGCCGAAGAAGCGGTTTCGCGAGCTGACGGGCGTTACGGTGAACGAGGCGTTCCCCCGGCAGATCGAAACCCTGAAAAAATACGGACTCGTCAAAGAGGATGACGCCACGCTGCAACTGACCGTACGCGGAAAATTCTTCGCCGACGAGGTCGTGACGCAGTTCTATCACCCGAAGTACCTGCCTTTCCCCCAGGCGGCGTACGCCGAAGGCGACCTCAATCCGTTTTCCTACGATCCGTCCTGA
- a CDS encoding PQQ-dependent sugar dehydrogenase has protein sequence MRPAAVAFCILAASGILLFAATGGPAETRLGDIRLPPGFRIAAYAEVPDARSMTLGEKGTLFVGTRRGEVYAVLPGGGPEGTHRVVTIARNLHSPNGVAFRGNALYVAEIGRVLRYDGIESRLFSPPSPVVVNDSFPKDEHHGWKFLRFGPDGMLYIPVGAPCNVCERADPRYAAILRMRPDGTGLELFASGVRNTVGFDWNPGTGELWFTDNGRDLMGDDLPPDELNRAPVKGLHFGFPYIHGKDIRDPDFGARGKPAGFTSPELELPAHVASLGMRFYGGKMFPPGYRGRIFIAEHGSWNRSKPIGYRVSLVRLEGNRAVGYQVFADGWLRADGPWGRPVDVQELPDGSLLVSDDLAGRIYRISHEGKSGSSAR, from the coding sequence ATGCGTCCTGCGGCCGTAGCGTTCTGCATCCTGGCCGCCTCCGGGATACTCCTGTTCGCAGCGACCGGAGGTCCGGCGGAGACCCGTCTCGGGGACATCCGGCTTCCGCCGGGCTTCCGGATCGCCGCATACGCGGAAGTCCCTGACGCCCGCTCGATGACGCTCGGGGAGAAGGGGACGCTCTTCGTGGGCACCCGGCGCGGCGAGGTATACGCCGTCCTCCCCGGGGGCGGCCCGGAAGGAACGCACCGGGTCGTCACGATCGCCCGGAACCTTCACTCTCCCAACGGGGTGGCGTTTCGCGGAAATGCGCTCTACGTGGCCGAGATCGGCCGGGTCCTGCGGTACGACGGGATCGAATCGCGGCTGTTCTCGCCGCCCTCCCCGGTCGTCGTCAACGACAGCTTCCCGAAGGACGAGCACCACGGCTGGAAGTTCCTCCGGTTCGGACCCGACGGGATGCTCTACATCCCGGTAGGGGCGCCGTGCAATGTCTGCGAACGGGCCGACCCGCGCTACGCGGCGATCCTGCGGATGCGGCCCGACGGAACGGGGCTGGAACTCTTCGCGTCGGGGGTGCGGAACACCGTCGGGTTCGACTGGAACCCCGGCACCGGGGAACTCTGGTTTACCGACAACGGCCGCGACCTGATGGGAGACGACCTTCCTCCGGACGAATTGAACCGTGCGCCGGTGAAAGGGCTCCATTTCGGTTTCCCGTACATCCACGGGAAAGACATCCGCGATCCGGATTTCGGCGCCAGGGGGAAGCCGGCCGGGTTCACGTCTCCCGAACTGGAGTTGCCCGCGCACGTCGCATCCCTCGGCATGCGGTTCTACGGGGGAAAGATGTTCCCCCCCGGGTACCGGGGCCGGATCTTCATCGCCGAGCACGGCTCGTGGAACCGCTCGAAGCCGATCGGGTACCGGGTCTCCCTCGTCCGCCTGGAAGGGAACCGCGCCGTGGGCTATCAAGTGTTCGCGGACGGGTGGCTGCGGGCGGACGGTCCCTGGGGCCGCCCCGTGGACGTGCAGGAGTTGCCCGACGGATCCCTCCTGGTATCCGACGACCTGGCCGGGAGGATCTACCGGATCTCCCACGAGGGAAAGAGCGGCTCCTCCGCCCGGTGA
- a CDS encoding DMT family transporter gives MEDRLFYCGVSLLSACSWALGAVLWRKLGDRLSSYGMNLAKSAIGALCLGGVLLFTGAGPMDARAIAYLALSGILGIAIGDTFFFLALMQLGPRRASLMGSLNPAVIAVAAAAFLGERPTPVAWAGIVAASFGVGWVLWERAPAVGGRESTSLGVRYGILSVLCTAGGVLLAKVGVVSVPAAHAAWIRLLAGTAGLVLWGASRSDLGRWVDPFRDGKLLAKAAAVAVIVVIGGFWLSLVALKHIDAAIAGTLNATGPLFILPMSLVMMKEKLSLRAVLGAGVAVGGVALILAG, from the coding sequence ATGGAAGACAGGCTGTTCTACTGCGGAGTCTCCCTGCTCTCGGCCTGTTCTTGGGCGCTTGGAGCGGTTCTTTGGCGCAAGTTGGGGGATCGGCTTTCCTCGTACGGCATGAACCTCGCCAAGTCGGCGATCGGGGCGCTTTGCCTGGGGGGGGTCCTGCTTTTTACCGGGGCCGGGCCGATGGACGCGCGCGCGATCGCGTACCTGGCGTTGAGCGGGATCCTGGGCATCGCGATCGGAGACACGTTCTTCTTCCTGGCCCTGATGCAACTGGGGCCCAGGCGGGCCTCGCTGATGGGATCGCTGAATCCCGCCGTCATCGCGGTGGCGGCGGCCGCGTTCCTGGGGGAGAGGCCGACGCCCGTTGCCTGGGCCGGCATCGTCGCGGCCTCGTTCGGCGTCGGATGGGTGCTGTGGGAGCGGGCGCCGGCAGTCGGGGGCCGGGAAAGCACATCGCTCGGCGTCCGCTACGGAATCCTGTCGGTCCTGTGCACGGCGGGAGGCGTGCTTCTCGCGAAGGTCGGCGTCGTTTCCGTACCGGCGGCCCATGCCGCCTGGATCCGCCTGCTTGCGGGCACCGCCGGCCTGGTGCTTTGGGGCGCATCCCGATCCGACCTCGGCCGATGGGTGGATCCCTTCCGGGACGGGAAGCTCCTGGCGAAGGCCGCGGCCGTCGCCGTCATCGTCGTTATCGGGGGATTCTGGCTTTCCCTCGTGGCGCTCAAGCATATCGACGCCGCCATCGCCGGTACGTTGAACGCGACGGGCCCGCTGTTCATCCTGCCGATGTCGCTCGTGATGATGAAAGAGAAGTTATCGCTTCGGGCCGTTCTGGGAGCCGGCGTCGCCGTCGGGGGCGTGGCGCTGATCCTGGCGGGATGA